One Chordicoccus furentiruminis DNA window includes the following coding sequences:
- the radA gene encoding DNA repair protein RadA, giving the protein MAKSKTVFFCQNCGYESSKWMGQCPACHEWNSFVEEPVKASASKSGSSLRQSARRNVPMKLRDVSTAEDTRLGTGIGELDRVLGGGIIRGSLILIGGDPGIGKSTLLLETCRNLAAGGHKVLYISGEESLSQIRMRAERIGDCPEELYLFTETNLGVIRETIEAEKPEICVIDSIQTMYSEDVASAPGSVSQVREATGLLMMIAKSLGITIFIVGHVTKDGAVAGPRVLEHMVDTVLYFEGDRQASYRILRAAKNRFGSTNEIGVFEMRDTGLREVPNPSEYMLSGKPEGASGSVVACSMEGTRPVLVEIQALVVRTSFGLPRRTAVGTDYNRVNLLLAVLERRCGLSLGNCDVYVNIAGGIRMNEPAVDLGIALAVASAFRDVPIGDRVIAFGEVGLSGEVRAVSRAEQRIAEAKKLGFDTVILPKACMRGLARTEGIRLVPAESLKEALRTVIGTEGRHS; this is encoded by the coding sequence ATGGCGAAAAGCAAAACCGTATTCTTCTGTCAGAACTGCGGCTACGAGTCCTCAAAATGGATGGGGCAGTGCCCGGCCTGTCACGAGTGGAATTCCTTCGTTGAGGAGCCTGTAAAGGCGTCTGCGTCGAAGAGCGGATCCTCTCTTCGGCAGAGCGCCAGGAGAAATGTCCCGATGAAGCTCCGCGACGTGTCGACGGCGGAGGATACGCGGCTCGGAACAGGGATCGGCGAGCTGGACCGGGTGCTGGGGGGCGGAATCATACGGGGTTCGCTGATCCTGATCGGCGGCGATCCGGGAATCGGAAAATCCACCCTGCTTCTTGAAACCTGCCGGAATCTTGCGGCGGGCGGACATAAGGTTCTCTATATCTCGGGCGAGGAGTCTCTGAGCCAGATCCGAATGCGCGCGGAACGGATCGGGGACTGCCCGGAGGAGCTCTATCTCTTTACGGAGACGAATCTCGGCGTGATCCGCGAGACGATTGAGGCCGAGAAGCCGGAGATCTGCGTCATCGACTCGATCCAGACGATGTACAGCGAGGATGTCGCTTCGGCGCCCGGATCGGTCTCTCAGGTGAGGGAGGCCACGGGGCTGCTGATGATGATCGCGAAAAGCCTCGGCATCACGATCTTCATCGTAGGTCATGTCACGAAGGACGGCGCTGTGGCCGGGCCGCGGGTGCTGGAGCATATGGTGGATACGGTTCTGTACTTTGAGGGCGACCGTCAGGCCTCCTACCGCATTCTGCGGGCGGCGAAGAACCGGTTCGGATCCACCAACGAGATCGGCGTCTTTGAGATGCGCGACACAGGTCTGAGAGAAGTGCCGAACCCGTCGGAGTACATGCTGAGCGGAAAACCTGAGGGCGCGTCGGGATCCGTGGTCGCCTGCTCGATGGAAGGGACGCGTCCCGTGCTGGTGGAGATCCAGGCACTGGTCGTCCGCACGAGCTTCGGCCTTCCGAGAAGAACGGCGGTGGGGACGGACTATAACCGCGTCAATCTGCTTTTGGCGGTGCTGGAGCGGCGCTGCGGGCTGTCTCTGGGGAACTGCGACGTCTATGTCAACATCGCGGGCGGCATCCGGATGAATGAGCCGGCGGTTGATCTCGGGATCGCGCTGGCCGTGGCATCCGCCTTCCGGGATGTTCCGATCGGAGACAGAGTGATCGCCTTCGGGGAAGTAGGGCTGAGCGGCGAGGTACGTGCGGTCAGCCGTGCGGAGCAGAGAATCGCGGAAGCGAAAAAGCTGGGTTTCGATACGGTGATCCTGCCGAAGGCCTGCATGAGAGGACTCGCCCGGACAGAGGGCATCCGTCTCGTTCCAGCGGAGAGCCTTAAAGAAGCGCTCCGTACAGTGATCGGGACGGAGGGCCGGCACTCCTGA
- a CDS encoding metal ABC transporter permease produces the protein MSSEDVRLSVTLSAAVLFLFTAFYNRIFAFTFDEAFASATGTDTGLCSMLPAVLTAVTVVLGMRMMGTLLISSLIVFPSLTAMRVCRRFLSTVLLSGVLAVTCFFAGLVFSYRFAVPTGACIVIMNMILFLLFSLAERILTRTGREGSS, from the coding sequence ATGAGTTCTGAAGATGTCCGGCTCTCCGTCACGCTGAGCGCCGCCGTCCTGTTTCTTTTCACGGCCTTCTACAATCGGATCTTCGCCTTCACCTTTGACGAAGCGTTCGCTTCAGCGACCGGAACCGACACCGGACTGTGCAGTATGCTGCCTGCCGTCCTGACAGCCGTCACGGTGGTGCTCGGCATGCGGATGATGGGAACGCTGCTCATATCCAGCCTCATCGTCTTTCCTTCGCTGACAGCCATGCGGGTGTGCCGGCGCTTTCTGTCCACCGTACTCCTGTCAGGTGTACTGGCCGTCACCTGCTTTTTCGCCGGACTGGTCTTCTCCTACCGGTTCGCCGTACCGACCGGCGCCTGCATCGTCATCATGAACATGATCCTGTTTCTCCTTTTCTCTCTGGCTGAGCGGATCCTCACCCGCACCGGAAGGGAGGGGTCATCATGA
- a CDS encoding MarR family winged helix-turn-helix transcriptional regulator, with product MDYNPDEALKLKNQLCFPLYAVSRKVISAYTPYLKPLGLTYTQYITLMVLWEEDGLAVGELGARLHLDNGTLTPMLKKMETAGLITRRRRQEDERSVAIRLTDTGRALKEKVKDVPRRLSCALPLDDGEARELYRLLYKVLSPG from the coding sequence ATGGATTACAATCCGGACGAAGCGCTGAAGCTGAAAAACCAGCTTTGCTTCCCGCTCTACGCCGTATCAAGAAAAGTCATCAGCGCCTACACGCCGTATCTGAAGCCGCTCGGTCTCACCTACACGCAGTACATCACGCTGATGGTTCTCTGGGAAGAGGACGGTCTCGCCGTCGGAGAACTGGGCGCCCGTCTCCATCTCGACAACGGGACGCTGACGCCTATGCTTAAAAAGATGGAAACCGCCGGCCTGATCACGCGGCGGCGTCGTCAGGAGGATGAACGGAGTGTTGCCATCCGGCTTACCGATACCGGGCGGGCGCTGAAAGAAAAGGTGAAGGACGTGCCTCGCAGACTGAGCTGCGCTCTGCCGCTCGATGACGGAGAGGCGCGCGAGCTCTACCGGCTTCTCTACAAGGTGCTCAGTCCCGGCTGA
- a CDS encoding sirohydrochlorin cobaltochelatase yields the protein MAGDQTKENRKKEMLVVSFGTSRAESRERAIGGIERALADAFPDWEIVRAFTSGRVIRRIEKEEGLRIDDPETALKRAKDKGIRELAAVPTHVLDGEEYRKFRKLFAQYAPQFDFAACGAPLFGNDEDMERVLEIIRKETAKLDDGRTEIVLVGHGTEEKANQVYEAFCRRFRETGLDHYTVGTVEASPSIMDVKREAKRNGVSRVVLLPLMVVAGEHILKDIGGDRPDSWRAQLLNEGFEVKVIGKGLGELRDIQALYVEHAARILA from the coding sequence ATGGCGGGAGATCAGACGAAAGAAAACAGAAAAAAGGAAATGCTGGTCGTCAGCTTCGGAACGAGCCGGGCCGAAAGCCGGGAGCGGGCGATCGGGGGGATCGAGAGAGCGCTGGCGGATGCCTTTCCTGACTGGGAGATTGTACGTGCCTTCACGAGCGGCAGGGTGATCCGGCGTATCGAAAAAGAGGAAGGTCTGAGGATCGATGATCCGGAGACTGCGCTGAAGCGGGCAAAGGACAAGGGAATCCGAGAGCTGGCGGCCGTCCCGACGCATGTGCTGGACGGCGAGGAGTACCGGAAATTCCGAAAGCTCTTCGCACAGTATGCGCCTCAGTTTGACTTCGCGGCCTGCGGAGCGCCGCTGTTTGGAAATGATGAAGACATGGAACGGGTCCTCGAGATCATCCGGAAAGAGACCGCAAAGCTGGATGACGGCCGGACGGAAATCGTTCTGGTGGGGCACGGGACAGAAGAGAAGGCGAATCAGGTCTATGAGGCGTTCTGCCGCCGTTTCAGAGAGACGGGGCTTGATCACTACACGGTCGGAACCGTGGAAGCCTCTCCGTCGATCATGGATGTGAAACGGGAGGCGAAGCGAAACGGCGTAAGCCGGGTCGTCCTCCTCCCGCTGATGGTTGTGGCCGGTGAGCATATCCTGAAGGATATCGGCGGCGACCGGCCGGATTCATGGCGTGCTCAGCTCCTGAACGAAGGCTTCGAGGTGAAGGTGATCGGGAAGGGGCTGGGGGAACTGCGGGATATTCAGGCTCTTTACGTAGAACATGCCGCCCGGATTCTGGCCTGA
- a CDS encoding DUF6110 family protein: MSWNWTKFGWIAGGFLLGTYGVRLLGSRDMKKAYTHTTAAVLRMKDEVVKDFTVIGENCADIGAAAKDINEARAEALEAEMIENAKQVLADAEAKEETKMPECRGAASGQVGSKV, translated from the coding sequence ATGAGCTGGAACTGGACAAAATTCGGATGGATTGCAGGAGGCTTTCTTCTCGGAACCTATGGCGTCAGGCTTCTCGGAAGCCGGGACATGAAAAAGGCATACACGCATACGACGGCGGCTGTGCTCCGGATGAAGGATGAAGTGGTAAAGGACTTCACGGTTATCGGGGAAAACTGTGCGGATATCGGTGCCGCGGCGAAGGATATTAACGAAGCCAGGGCGGAAGCACTTGAGGCGGAGATGATTGAGAATGCGAAACAGGTCCTCGCAGATGCGGAGGCAAAGGAAGAAACGAAAATGCCCGAGTGCCGCGGGGCGGCTTCCGGACAGGTGGGAAGTAAGGTGTGA
- a CDS encoding heavy metal translocating P-type ATPase, giving the protein MRCRILHESNGRMRVHVMQSRMTPGQADLLQYFLQGISGIDRAVVHERTMNVILFYLPGRRDEAVKALAEFRYETCTVSVPENTGRELQREFEDRLFFLIARRCVTALILPEPISMIVTAVRSVPFLIRGFRCLAKGKLEVPVLDATSIAVSMLNGDFDTAGNIMFLLGIGSLLEDWTHRKSVDDLAQRMALHVDRVWMKTGNSETLVPVNQVEPGDEIVVRTGGVIPLDGVVASGEASVNQASMTGESMPVCRTQGGYVYAGTVVEEGEITVTVKLRSGNGRYDRIVGMIEESEKLKSASESRAEHLADRLVPWSLGGTILTWLLTKNVQRTLSVLMVDYSCALKLAMPISVMSAMREASEHKIDVKGGKFLEAVSEAKTIIFDKTGTLTHATPHVREVVTFDGNDETEMLQLAACLEEHFPHPIANAVVQEAKKRGLDHAERHTKVEYVVAHGIASTIDGRRVVIGSRHFVMEDEHSVVPRSGRMDYNHLPEECSLLYMAIGGRLSAVLCIEDPIRAEAAEVVRGLHKLGIDKVVMMTGDSERTAHAVAAQVGVDAYQAEVLPEDKAALIREEHKKGRKVIMVGDGINDSPALSEADAGVAVAAGAAIAREIADITISASDLREILVLRELSDALTKRINQNYRTILGFNTLLILLGVTGIMMPTTAALLHNASTLTIALRSMTDLLET; this is encoded by the coding sequence ATGAGATGCCGGATCTTACATGAATCGAACGGACGAATGCGGGTGCACGTCATGCAGTCCCGCATGACGCCCGGACAGGCGGATCTCCTGCAGTATTTTCTGCAGGGGATTTCCGGCATTGACCGCGCGGTCGTGCATGAACGCACGATGAATGTGATCCTCTTTTATCTGCCCGGAAGAAGGGATGAGGCGGTGAAGGCACTGGCGGAATTCCGGTATGAAACCTGCACCGTATCGGTTCCGGAAAACACAGGGCGTGAGCTGCAGAGGGAATTCGAGGACCGTCTGTTTTTTCTTATAGCAAGACGCTGCGTGACGGCCCTGATTCTGCCGGAACCGATCAGCATGATTGTGACGGCTGTCCGCTCCGTGCCGTTTCTGATTCGGGGCTTCCGGTGCCTTGCTAAAGGAAAGCTGGAAGTGCCGGTGCTTGATGCGACGTCCATCGCCGTTTCGATGCTGAACGGCGACTTCGACACCGCCGGCAATATTATGTTTCTGTTGGGTATCGGCTCGCTTCTCGAAGACTGGACGCACAGGAAGAGCGTAGATGACCTTGCACAGCGGATGGCTCTTCATGTGGACCGCGTATGGATGAAAACCGGAAACTCCGAGACGCTGGTGCCGGTCAATCAGGTCGAACCGGGAGACGAAATTGTTGTCCGTACCGGCGGCGTCATTCCGCTGGACGGTGTTGTCGCCTCCGGAGAAGCCAGCGTCAATCAGGCATCGATGACGGGCGAATCCATGCCGGTCTGCCGGACACAGGGCGGTTATGTGTACGCGGGAACGGTGGTGGAGGAGGGCGAAATCACCGTTACGGTGAAGCTAAGAAGCGGCAACGGCCGGTACGACCGGATTGTCGGTATGATTGAGGAGTCGGAAAAACTGAAATCCGCGTCGGAAAGCCGTGCGGAGCATCTGGCGGATCGGCTGGTCCCGTGGTCTCTGGGCGGGACGATTCTGACCTGGCTTCTGACAAAAAACGTACAGCGGACGCTGTCTGTCCTGATGGTAGATTATTCGTGCGCGCTGAAACTGGCGATGCCGATCTCGGTGATGTCAGCGATGCGCGAGGCAAGTGAGCATAAGATCGACGTCAAGGGAGGCAAATTCCTTGAGGCGGTCTCGGAGGCGAAGACGATCATCTTCGACAAGACCGGTACATTGACGCATGCGACGCCACATGTCCGCGAAGTCGTCACCTTCGACGGGAACGATGAGACGGAGATGCTCCAGCTGGCTGCGTGCCTGGAAGAACATTTTCCGCACCCGATCGCGAACGCAGTGGTCCAGGAAGCGAAGAAGAGAGGACTCGACCACGCTGAGCGGCATACGAAAGTGGAATATGTCGTCGCGCATGGTATCGCGAGCACGATCGACGGAAGACGCGTCGTGATCGGAAGCCGCCACTTCGTGATGGAGGACGAGCATAGCGTAGTGCCCCGCAGCGGCCGGATGGATTACAACCATCTGCCGGAGGAATGCTCGCTCCTTTATATGGCGATCGGCGGAAGGCTTTCGGCGGTGCTCTGCATCGAGGACCCGATCCGGGCGGAAGCGGCGGAAGTTGTCCGCGGACTTCATAAGCTCGGGATTGACAAGGTCGTGATGATGACCGGAGACAGCGAGCGGACTGCGCATGCCGTGGCGGCCCAGGTCGGTGTGGATGCCTATCAGGCGGAAGTGCTGCCGGAGGACAAGGCGGCGCTGATCCGTGAAGAACACAAAAAAGGCCGCAAGGTCATCATGGTCGGCGACGGGATCAATGACTCGCCGGCCCTCTCCGAGGCGGACGCCGGTGTCGCGGTTGCGGCAGGAGCCGCGATTGCGAGGGAAATCGCGGACATCACGATTTCGGCAAGCGATTTAAGAGAGATTCTGGTCTTAAGGGAGCTCAGCGATGCGCTGACGAAGCGGATCAACCAGAACTACCGGACGATCCTTGGTTTCAATACGCTGCTGATCCTGCTCGGTGTGACCGGCATCATGATGCCGACGACGGCCGCGCTGCTTCACAATGCATCCACGCTGACGATTGCGCTCAGAAGCATGACAGATCTGCTGGAGACGTGA
- a CDS encoding endosialidase, translating to MGAVKELIRTEADGTISFGDYELESKTKKSDFAYEGDLYKVKTFRELTRLEKNEMFVYESEPGTAVSHLKETADGMSFTVEGPEDAQITVEGESDVEYSLYINGQLRDTLKSNVGGKISFSVELGDVPSVDVKINRQV from the coding sequence ATGGGAGCAGTGAAGGAACTGATCCGCACGGAGGCGGACGGAACCATCAGCTTCGGAGATTACGAACTGGAATCGAAGACGAAAAAGTCGGATTTCGCTTACGAGGGAGATCTCTACAAGGTGAAAACCTTCCGGGAACTCACGAGACTCGAGAAGAACGAGATGTTCGTCTATGAGTCGGAGCCGGGTACGGCGGTGAGCCATCTGAAGGAGACGGCGGACGGGATGAGCTTCACGGTGGAAGGACCCGAGGACGCCCAGATCACGGTGGAAGGCGAATCGGACGTGGAATACAGTCTCTACATCAACGGACAGCTTCGCGATACGCTCAAGTCCAACGTCGGAGGAAAAATTTCCTTCAGCGTGGAGCTGGGCGACGTGCCGTCGGTGGATGTGAAAATCAACCGTCAGGTCTGA
- a CDS encoding DUF4417 domain-containing protein, whose protein sequence is MIEPYAFIPEDLSGFNFVLSTKRRDAGVHFFIDDYQFERIWNDPMAYMGKFS, encoded by the coding sequence ATGATTGAACCGTACGCCTTCATTCCGGAGGACCTGAGCGGGTTCAATTTCGTGCTGAGCACGAAGCGGCGGGATGCCGGGGTTCATTTCTTCATCGACGACTACCAGTTCGAACGGATCTGGAACGACCCGATGGCGTACATGGGGAAGTTTTCATAA
- a CDS encoding ABC transporter permease subunit — MADTRTILSADEEKKLRAPIEEYVGKIQAKLDALRKDGTDQVIELTNHIQLVKEDRNYTKDEAAKLIAEDRQKLAAAKAVEAKNKAQVDNLIADAESYLDQHFEADYLSRVEASCAFQKEEAQKAYSARLAKLKAEHEKALSGLTDRQEIKDENYVYRNKQFDAKMTLDTALQAIRDRRHEAFIYRYHLIDNLRLSHFTFSEKRAQSRENRRYTFNRRQFFLQNGLYIVILGIFIFLCVITPVVKHTQLLTYTNILNILQQASPRMFLALGVAGLILLTGTDLSIGRMVGMSMVTATIVMHQGPNTGAVFGKVFDTTGIPNPVRALLALLLCMIFTTCFTSIAGFFTAKFKMHPFISTMSNMLIIFGLVTYATKGVSFGAIDPAIPAMFIPKINGFPTIIIWAVAAIAVIWFIWNKTIFGKNLYAVGGNPEAASVSGISVFWVTMGAFMLAGILYGCGSWLECLRMVGSGSAAYGQGWDMDAIAASVVGGVSFTGGIGKISGVVVGVLIFTALTYSLTILGIDTNLQFVFEGIIILSAVTLDCLKYVQKK, encoded by the coding sequence ATGGCGGACACAAGGACCATTCTCTCGGCGGATGAGGAGAAAAAGCTGAGGGCGCCGATTGAGGAGTACGTCGGGAAGATTCAGGCGAAGCTGGACGCGCTCCGCAAGGACGGCACGGATCAGGTCATCGAGCTGACCAATCACATCCAGCTCGTGAAGGAAGACCGGAATTACACGAAAGACGAAGCGGCGAAGCTGATTGCGGAGGACCGGCAGAAGCTGGCGGCCGCGAAGGCTGTGGAAGCGAAAAACAAGGCGCAGGTGGACAACCTGATCGCGGACGCGGAGTCCTATCTGGACCAGCACTTCGAGGCAGATTATCTGTCGCGCGTCGAGGCGAGCTGTGCCTTTCAGAAAGAGGAGGCGCAGAAGGCGTACAGCGCCCGGCTCGCAAAGCTGAAGGCGGAGCACGAGAAGGCGCTCTCCGGTCTGACGGACCGTCAGGAAATAAAGGATGAGAATTACGTCTACAGGAACAAGCAGTTCGACGCGAAGATGACGCTCGACACGGCGCTGCAGGCGATCAGGGACCGCCGCCACGAGGCATTCATCTACCGGTATCATCTGATTGACAACCTCCGGCTTTCCCATTTCACCTTTTCCGAGAAGAGGGCGCAGAGCAGGGAAAACAGGCGGTACACGTTCAACCGGAGACAGTTTTTCCTGCAGAACGGCCTGTATATTGTCATTCTCGGCATCTTCATCTTCCTCTGCGTGATCACGCCGGTTGTGAAGCATACCCAGCTGCTGACCTATACCAATATCCTGAACATCCTGCAGCAGGCGTCGCCGCGTATGTTCCTCGCGCTCGGCGTGGCCGGCCTGATTCTTCTGACCGGTACCGATCTTTCCATCGGCCGTATGGTCGGTATGTCGATGGTGACGGCCACCATTGTCATGCATCAGGGACCGAATACCGGCGCGGTGTTCGGCAAGGTCTTCGACACCACGGGGATCCCGAACCCGGTGCGCGCGCTGCTGGCGCTTCTGCTCTGCATGATCTTCACGACCTGTTTCACCTCGATCGCGGGCTTCTTCACGGCGAAGTTCAAGATGCACCCGTTCATCTCCACCATGTCGAACATGCTGATCATCTTCGGACTCGTCACCTACGCGACCAAGGGCGTGTCCTTCGGCGCGATCGATCCGGCGATCCCGGCGATGTTCATTCCGAAGATCAACGGGTTCCCGACGATCATCATCTGGGCCGTTGCGGCGATCGCGGTTATCTGGTTCATCTGGAACAAGACGATCTTCGGCAAGAACCTGTACGCGGTGGGCGGCAATCCGGAAGCGGCGTCGGTGTCCGGCATCTCTGTCTTCTGGGTGACGATGGGCGCGTTCATGCTGGCCGGCATTCTCTACGGCTGCGGATCCTGGCTTGAATGCCTCCGCATGGTCGGCTCCGGCTCCGCCGCTTACGGGCAGGGCTGGGATATGGACGCCATCGCGGCGTCCGTCGTCGGCGGCGTTTCCTTCACCGGCGGCATCGGCAAGATCTCCGGCGTGGTCGTCGGCGTCCTGATCTTCACGGCGCTGACCTATTCGCTGACGATCCTCGGCATCGACACCAACCTTCAGTTCGTCTTCGAGGGCATCATCATTCTGTCCGCGGTCACGCTGGACTGCCTGAAGTACGTGCAGAAGAAGTAA
- a CDS encoding M15 family metallopeptidase — protein sequence MKKATAFFLSVTASAALLFSGAAAADPSVRNGGWEGSCVADAFDTDSDAEPVPEEILMLPAGTILDSADLGKEEESQYFSASVIHEGGCIFQRINGKSYRQNDDISLEDLRYLKVLFRNFEGEPEVGEMIVNRAIADDTLDVFHALYDASYPIRKMRLVDEYWKTDGAAADEASMEDDNTSAFNYRTMTNSDKLSNHALGYAIDLNPLENPYVRQEDDGFSVSPDTAEARSYADRQNMRPYMIDSRDKAYLEFTAHGFAWGGDWSNPKDYQHFEKSAGHDPENASGRRTASAEFH from the coding sequence ATGAAAAAAGCGACGGCATTTTTCCTTTCCGTGACGGCTTCCGCTGCACTTCTGTTTTCAGGAGCGGCTGCGGCTGATCCTTCCGTCCGGAATGGCGGCTGGGAGGGATCCTGCGTGGCCGATGCCTTCGATACGGATTCTGACGCGGAACCCGTACCGGAAGAAATCCTGATGCTTCCGGCCGGTACGATCCTTGATTCGGCTGATCTCGGGAAGGAAGAGGAATCACAGTATTTTTCAGCCAGCGTGATTCATGAGGGCGGATGCATTTTCCAGAGAATAAACGGAAAATCATACCGACAGAATGATGACATCTCGCTTGAGGATCTCCGATACCTGAAGGTGCTGTTCCGGAATTTTGAAGGGGAGCCAGAGGTCGGAGAGATGATTGTCAACCGGGCAATTGCGGATGACACGCTGGATGTGTTTCACGCGCTTTATGATGCGTCCTATCCGATACGGAAGATGCGACTTGTGGATGAATACTGGAAGACGGACGGGGCTGCCGCGGACGAGGCTTCTATGGAGGACGACAACACGTCCGCCTTTAATTACCGGACGATGACGAACTCCGATAAGCTTTCGAATCATGCTCTCGGATATGCGATCGATCTGAATCCCCTGGAGAATCCGTACGTCAGGCAGGAAGATGACGGATTCTCCGTATCGCCGGATACGGCTGAGGCCCGAAGCTATGCGGACCGTCAGAACATGCGCCCCTATATGATTGACAGCCGGGACAAGGCGTATCTTGAATTTACGGCGCACGGGTTTGCCTGGGGCGGAGACTGGTCGAACCCGAAGGATTATCAGCATTTCGAGAAGAGCGCCGGACATGATCCGGAAAATGCATCCGGCCGCAGAACGGCTTCGGCGGAATTCCATTAA
- a CDS encoding sugar ABC transporter ATP-binding protein: MAEERKHDIILSIRGMCKSFGRNRVLDHINMDVKRGTIMGLMGENGAGKSTMMKCLFGTYQKDEGTIILDGKEVSFSGPKDALENGIAMVHQELNQCLERSVVDNLFLGRYPVNSAGIVDEGRMKKEASELFRRLGITVSLTAPMRTMSVSKRQMCEIAKAISYHSKLIVLDEPTSSLTVPEVEKLFDMMRKLRDEGISLIYISHKMDEIFEICDEVSVLRDGSLVMTSRCSDTNMNELIAAMVGRSLDNRFPPVDNRPGKEILSIQHLSTKFAPHLQDITFDVREGEIFGLYGLVGAGRTELLETIFGTRTRAAGRVYYNGRLMNFSSPREAMEHGFAMITEERKANGLFLKGDLTFNTTITNLPHYKAGPALSDPKMVKATWGEIKTMHTKCMGPEDLISALSGGNQQKVIFGKWLEREPKVFMMDEPTRGIDVGAKYEIYELIIQMARQGRTIIVVSSEMPEILGITNRIGVMSNGRLAGIVNTKDTNQEELLRLSAKYL, from the coding sequence ATGGCAGAAGAAAGGAAACATGATATTATCCTCTCGATCCGGGGGATGTGCAAATCCTTCGGCCGGAACCGGGTCCTTGACCATATCAATATGGATGTGAAACGGGGCACGATCATGGGCCTGATGGGTGAGAACGGCGCGGGCAAATCCACGATGATGAAATGCCTGTTCGGCACCTATCAGAAGGACGAGGGAACCATTATCCTCGACGGGAAGGAGGTCAGCTTCTCCGGTCCGAAGGATGCTCTCGAGAACGGCATCGCAATGGTGCATCAGGAGCTGAACCAGTGCCTGGAGCGCAGCGTGGTCGACAACCTTTTCCTCGGCCGGTATCCGGTCAATTCAGCCGGCATCGTCGACGAGGGGCGGATGAAGAAGGAGGCCTCGGAGCTCTTCAGAAGGCTCGGGATCACGGTCAGCCTCACCGCGCCGATGCGGACGATGTCCGTGTCGAAACGGCAGATGTGCGAGATCGCGAAGGCGATCTCCTATCATTCCAAGCTCATCGTGCTCGACGAGCCGACCTCCTCGCTGACGGTGCCGGAGGTCGAGAAGCTCTTTGACATGATGCGGAAGCTGCGGGACGAGGGCATTTCACTGATCTATATTTCGCACAAGATGGACGAGATCTTCGAGATCTGCGACGAAGTCTCGGTGCTCCGGGACGGCAGCCTCGTGATGACCAGCCGGTGCAGCGACACAAACATGAACGAGCTGATCGCGGCGATGGTCGGCCGTTCGCTGGACAATCGCTTCCCACCGGTCGACAACAGGCCGGGAAAGGAAATTCTTTCGATCCAGCATCTCTCCACGAAGTTTGCGCCGCATCTTCAGGACATCACCTTCGACGTCCGCGAGGGCGAAATCTTCGGTCTCTACGGACTGGTGGGCGCGGGACGGACCGAGCTTCTGGAGACGATTTTCGGCACCCGCACACGCGCGGCGGGACGCGTCTACTACAACGGGAGGCTGATGAATTTCTCAAGCCCGAGAGAAGCGATGGAACACGGCTTCGCGATGATCACCGAGGAACGGAAGGCAAACGGACTCTTTCTGAAGGGCGATCTCACGTTTAACACGACCATTACGAACCTGCCTCACTACAAAGCGGGTCCGGCGCTCTCGGATCCGAAGATGGTGAAGGCCACCTGGGGCGAGATCAAGACGATGCATACGAAGTGCATGGGTCCGGAGGATCTGATCTCCGCTCTTTCGGGCGGCAACCAGCAGAAGGTGATCTTCGGAAAATGGCTGGAGCGCGAGCCGAAGGTCTTCATGATGGACGAGCCGACCCGCGGCATCGACGTCGGCGCGAAGTACGAGATTTACGAGCTGATTATCCAGATGGCCCGTCAGGGCCGGACGATTATCGTTGTCTCGTCGGAGATGCCCGAGATTCTCGGCATCACGAACCGGATCGGTGTGATGTCCAACGGACGGCTGGCCGGCATCGTGAATACGAAGGACACGAATCAGGAAGAGCTGCTTCGGCTCAGTGCGAAATACCTGTGA